The DNA region TGACGGTCTTCGACGCGAACGGGACGGTCGTCTGGCAGGACGCGGCGCGGGCGACGTGGCTCGAAACCGCGGAAATAGACGGGGAGCGGAGTCTCGTCGCGTCCGGCGGGTCGTCGGTGACAGTCTTCTCGGTGAACGGGACGGAGCGCTGGGAGCGAGATGGGTTCAAACGGCCGGCGCTCCACGACGTCGTGGACGGCGACGGCGACGGGGTGAAGGAGCTCTACCTCGGGAGCGGCGGGGATACGGTCGCGGCGCTGAACGCGCGGACGGGGGAGACGGAGTGGGAGACGACGCTGTCGACGGACGCGAACATCCTCCCTGCGCCGGTGGTCGGCGACCTGGACGGCGACGGCGAGACGGAGGTGGTGGCGGCGACGAACGACGGCGTCGTACACGTCCTCGACGCGGAGAGCGGGGAAGTGATGGCGTCGAGCGAGCGCGACGTGAGCGTCTGGGTGCATCCGACGCTCGCCGACCTCGACGGCGACGGACAGGACGAGATTCTGGTGATGTACGGGGACGGGCGAGTGGTCGCGCTCTCCTACGAGGGAGACCGATGAGCGGGCCGCCGACCGCGGCGACTCCGCTCCTCAACGCCGTGCTCCTCGCGTGCCTCCTGCTCAGCGGCGGGGTTCTCGTGCTCTCACTGGTCGCGTACGCGCGGCGGCGAACGCGCTCCATCCTCCTCCTCGTCGCGGCGTTCGCGGCGCTCTGCGCGCACTCGCTCGTCGCCGTGCTCATGCTCGCCGGCGTCGTCACCGAGAGCACCCACCACCTCGCCGAGCACACACTCGTCCTCGTGCAGTCCGGGCTCGTGCTCGCCGCCGTCTACTACGCGCGCACCGTCGAGCGCGCCGCGGACGAATGAGTCGACCTTAGTAGGACGAATCCGAAGCGTGGAGTACTAGCGATGGTCGTGACAGGAGGCGGGCGGCGATGACGGAGCAGCGGCCGCGTATCGAGTCGTACGTCGCCGAGCATCCGGGAGTCCACTTCTCGGCGCTCGCGGACGCGCTCGACCTCGCGAACGGCCAGGCGCAGTACCACCTCCACCGCCTCGTCAAAACGGACGAAGTCGAGCGCGCGGAGTTCTACGGGCGCACGCACTACTACCCGCCCGACTGCCCGTCGTGGGACCGCGCCGCGCTCGCGCTCGCCCGCCGCGAGACCGCGCGAGACGTCCTGCTCGTGCTCCTCGACGGCCCCGCGTCGCCGAGCGACGTGGCGGCGCGAATCGACGTCGCGCGGAGCACGCTCGAACACCACCTCGACCACCTCACCACGCACGACATCGTGCGGAAGGACCGCGGCGACGCGGGCCGCGTGACGCTCCGCCTCGTCCACCCCGACGAGACGCGGCGCGTGCTGGAGACCGTCGACCCCTCGCTCGCGGAGCGGTTCGTCGACCGGTTCATCCGCCTCGTCGACAACGCCCTCGACCCATGACGCCCGCGCGGAGCGCGTCGGCGCGCGTCCCGCGACTCGCCGCCCTCCTCCTCGCGCTTCTCGCCGGGCTCGTCGTCACCGTACAGCCGGTGTCGGCGCACGCGCTCTCGGGCACGCGGTTCGACGCGCCCGTTCCGCTCACCCTCCTCTACGCGGCCGCCGCCGTCACCGTCCTCGTCACCGCGCTCGCCGCGACGCGCCTCGTCACCACCGACGCCCGCGAGCGGACCAGAAAGCTGCTCTCTCCGCGCGCGACCCGCGTCCTCGTTCGCGGCGCGCAAGCCCTCGCCCTCCTCGTCTTCGCCGTCGCCCTCGCCCAGGGCCTCACCGGCCGCCAGGTCCGCGCGGAGAACGTCGCCACCCTCCTCGCGTGGGCCGTCGTCTTCGACGGTCTCGCCCTCCTCGCCGCCCTCCTCGGCTCCCCCTGGCGCGTCCTCGCCCCCTGGACCGCTATCTACGACGGCCTCGCCGCCCTCGAAGGCCGCGACCCCACACTCCTGAACGTCGACGCCGACCCGTCCGCCGAACCGGGTCAGCGCGTCCGCCTCGCCAGCTGGCCCGCCCTCGTCGCCTTTTTGCTTCTCATCGGGGTGTTCGAGAACCTCACCGTCCTCCCCGAGTCGCCCGCGCGAACGGCGGTCCTCCTCGCCGCCTACGCCCTCGTGATGCTCGGCGGCCTCCTCCTCGTCGGCCGCGACTGGCTCGCGCACGCCGACCCCATCGGCGTCTTCCTCGACCTCGTCGCCCGCGTCGCGCCCCTTCGCGTTGCCCGCGACGACGACGGCGCGCTCGCCGCCACCCTCCGCGCGCCCTGGACGGCGACGAGCGAGCCCGTCGCCTCGCTCGGCCGCGTCGCCTTCGTCGTCGCCGCCGTCTACACCATCAGCTTCGACGGCTTCACCTCGACGCCCGCCTTCCGCGGCCTCCTCTTCTGGAGTACCGACGTTCCGGAGATTCCCTACGGCGTCGCCGGCGTCGCCCTCTACCTCCTCGGCTTCGCGCTCTTCCTCGCCGTCTTCGCGCTCACCGCCCGCGCCGCCGACGCCCTCGGCGGCCGGAGCGACACGCGCGCCGCCGCGCGACGCCTCGCCCCCACCGTCCTCCCCATCGCCGTCGCCTACGAGTTCGCCCACTACGGCGCGTACGTCACCACGAGCGCCGCCCGCCTCCTCGAAGTCGCCCTCGCCGGCGTCGGCTACGCCCTCGAACTCGCGCCGCTCGCGGGCGTGAGCGTGCAGGCCTACTGGACGTTCGAAGTCCTCGTCATCGTCCTCGGACACGTCGTCGCC from Halocalculus aciditolerans includes:
- a CDS encoding DUF7471 family protein, with amino-acid sequence MSGPPTAATPLLNAVLLACLLLSGGVLVLSLVAYARRRTRSILLLVAAFAALCAHSLVAVLMLAGVVTESTHHLAEHTLVLVQSGLVLAAVYYARTVERAADE
- a CDS encoding winged helix-turn-helix transcriptional regulator — protein: MTEQRPRIESYVAEHPGVHFSALADALDLANGQAQYHLHRLVKTDEVERAEFYGRTHYYPPDCPSWDRAALALARRETARDVLLVLLDGPASPSDVAARIDVARSTLEHHLDHLTTHDIVRKDRGDAGRVTLRLVHPDETRRVLETVDPSLAERFVDRFIRLVDNALDP